From a region of the Haematobia irritans isolate KBUSLIRL chromosome 4, ASM5000362v1, whole genome shotgun sequence genome:
- the LOC142236015 gene encoding uncharacterized protein LOC142236015, producing MDLNGKNIIYIGGFGGIGQKCVEEMLKKSVKNLIIFDVILNEVFLKYLQNTYGNSTVEFIQVNLIEQQSITKAFNLAKERFGHFDVVFNGSGTVNENNVELTIATNMIGVINSTLIALQHMDKSKGGKGGLIATISSVLGIEPNPIAPVYSATKCGVIGFNRAISHPEFYSKTGVSFITICPGFTLTPLLEGTNSKLTEYSLPFLSLMDIANKQTPLECAENIMKILNKASNGSIWILDGGNVEEIKYPVLWKVVNRIPVGGQIAVYCFLFVFNHKYRNMSFALKCKNVIYLGGFGGIGQKCVEEFLKKGVQNLVVFDLKENSDVMKKWQDTYKSSNIYFQPVDVTKSETIEEAYKQSKQKLDYIDVVLNGCGLMDDRYLDLTIDINLRGVLHSSMIALGYMDKSKGGRGGVIANISSVAGIEASGMFAIYSAAKHGVTAFSRAMSNPLYFKNTGVNFVTICPGLTETPLLDNVKDKVTLIEYGQPMAEKFVTLQTQSAQVCSENIIKAIETNKLASVWLLDRGEMSEIEMPVLWKAQ from the exons ATGGATTTGAAcggcaaaaatattatatatattggcGGGTTCGGAGGCATTGGCCAGAAATGTGTAgaggaaatgttgaaaaaatctgtcaaaaatttaattattttcgaTGTTATTTTGAATGaagtatttttgaaatatttgcaaaatactTATGGAAATTCAACCGTGGAGTTTATACAAGTGAATTTGATAGAACAGCAAAGCATTACTAAAGCTTTCAACTTGGCCAAAGAAAGATTCGGTCATTTCGATGTTGTTTTTAATGGCAGTGGTACCGTGAATGAAAATAATGTCGAATTGACTATAGCTACAAACATG ATTGGTGTTATCAACAGCACACTCATCGCTCTACAACATATGGACAAATCTAAAGGTGGTAAGGGCGGTTTAATTGCTACCATTTCATCTGTCCTTGGTATAGAACCAAATCCCATTGCTCCCGTGTATAGTGCAACAAAATGTGGAGTTATTGGTTTCAACAGGGCCATATCG CATCCGGAATTCTACTCTAAAACTGGTGTCAGTTTCATAACAATTTGTCCAGGATTTACTCTGACACCGTTACTGGAAGGAACAAATTCTAAGTTAACCGAATACTCTTTGCCGTTTTTATCTTTAATGGATATTGCTAATAAACAAACTCCCCTTGAATGTGCCGAAAACATTATGAAAATTCTAAATAAAGCTTCCAATGGGTCAATATGGATATTAGATGGAGGAAATGTTGAGGAAATAAAATACCCAGTATTATGGAAAGTGGTA AATAGAATACCGGTGGGCGGACAAATAGCagtttattgttttcttttcgtTTTTAATCACAAATACAGAAACATGAGTTTCGCTTtgaagtgcaaaaatgtaatctATCTCGGTGGTTTTGGTGGTATTGGCCAAAAATGTGTTgaggaatttctcaaaaaaggaGTGCAGAATCTAGTTGTTTtcgatttaaaagaaaattcggATGTTATGAAGAAATGGCAAGACACCTACAAATCAAGTAATATCTACTTCCAACCAGTGGATGTCACTAAAAGTGAAACAATCGAGGAAGCCTACAAACAGTCAAAGCAAAAATTGGATTACATCGATGTGGTATTAAACGGTTGTGGGCTTATGGATGATCGCTATTTGGATTTGACCATTGATATAAATCTG cGTGGTGTCCTCCACAGTTCAATGATTGCTCTCGGTTATATGGACAAATCAAAAGGTGGTCGTGGAGGTGTGATTGCCAATATTTCTTCTGTTGCTGGTATAGAGGCCTCGGGAATGTTTGCCATTTATTCGGCTGCTAAGCATGGTGTCACTGCATTTAGCCGAGCCATGTCG aatCCTCTGTATTTTAAAAATACCGGAGTTAATTTCGTTACAATTTGTCCAGGTTTAACGGAGACCCCTTTGTTGGACAATGTTAAGGATAAAGTCACTTTAATAGAATATGGTCAACCAATggccgaaaaatttgtcactttGCAGACCCAATCGGCTCAAGTGTGCTCAGAGAATATAATCAAGGCCATCGAAACTAATAAATTAGCATCGGTTTGGCTCTTAGATCGCGGCGagatgtctgaaattgaaatgcCAGTTCTCTGGAAAGCCCAATAG
- the LOC142234326 gene encoding development-specific 25 kDa protein-like yields the protein MFEWSGKHVVYVGAFSGIGYQVCQMLVKKPLKDLIVCSRMENVEMLKKLQDLNPSVKVVFVEINIAQHASIDRAIKTIAAVTGHVDVLINGVGVLDKDVETTVSVNLTGMINTTLMMMPWMDKTQSGHGGMVVNIASVYGLEPGPAFSVYAAAKHGVIGFTRSMADERIFLKTGVAFICICPGMTSTELMMNKRDMNWVPHTTAIWNSVNEGILQTPQQCASNMMLAMEKWKNGAIYICSGGAIKEVVMPVHWKA from the exons atgtttgAGTGGTCAGGGAAACATGTTGTTTATGTTGGCGCCTTCAGTGGAATTGGCTATCAAGTATGTCAGATGCTTGTGAAGAAGCCACTTAAG GACTTAATAGTTTGCAGTCGAATGGAGAATGTGGAAATGCTTAAGAAGCTACAGGACTTAAATCCTTCGGTGAAGGTagtttttgttgaaataaacaTTGCGCAACATGCTAGCATTGATCGCGCGATCAAAACTATAGCCGCAGTTACTGGACATGTTGATGTGTTAATCAATGGTGTTGGAGTTTTAGACAAAGATGTGGAAACGACTGTTTCAGTCAATTTG aCCGGTATGATTAACACTACGTTGATGATGATGCCTTGGATGGATAAAACTCAGTCCGGTCACGGGGGTATGGTTGTGAATATTGCTTCTGTATATGGCCTTGAACCAGGACCGGCATTTAGTGTGTATGCTGCTGCTAAACATGGTGTGATAGGATTCACACGTTCAATGGCT gacgaaagaatttttcttaagacTGGAGTAGCCTTTATATGCATTTGTCCCGGCATGACCTCTACGGAGCTGATGATGAACAAACGTGATATGAACTGGGTACCACATACTACTGCCATATGGAATAGTGTAAATGAAGGCATATTGCAAACACCGCAGCAGTGTGCCTCTAATATGATGCTTGCAATGGAAAAATGGAAGAATGGGGCCATTTACATTTGCAGCGGGGGAGCCATCAAGGAAGTTGTTATGCCAGTACATTGGAAAGCATAA
- the LOC142233640 gene encoding alcohol dehydrogenase-like: MQIEGKNVIFIGGFGGVGSKCSELFLRKSVKSLIIFDRVTNDEFLDYLRDTYKNSFVGYVQMDLTKRESISKAFHEAKKMAGLFDIVVNGAGVVRESNVDLMVAVNLTGVIHSSLEAMEYMSKSNGGNGGMVVNISSTAGLGTFEIACVYSASTCAVTSFTRSIASPVYYDKTGVSFITICPGPTRTPMFNNFAERTTVAKYSSETLDEYVKATPQCPQALAINFMRVLECAKNGSIWVLENEEMHEIDFPALCHPIRKTN, from the exons ATGCAGATCGAAGGAAAAAACGTAATCTTCATTGGAGGCTTCGGTGGTGTTGGTTCAAAGTGTTCCGAACTCTTTTTGAGGAAATCTGTGAAAAGTCTCATAATATTCGATCGCGTGACCAATGACGAATTTTTAGATTACTTGCGTGATACCTACAAGAATTCTTTCGTTGGATATGTCCAGATGGATTTAACTAAACGCGAAAGTATATCAAAGGCCTTTCACGAAGCCAAAAAGATGGCTGGTCTTTTTGATATTGTGGTCAATGGTGCTGGAGTTGTTCGAGAAAGTAATGTCGATCTCATGGTTGCAGTTAATTTG ACTGGCGTTATTCACAGCTCTTTGGAGGCTATGGAATACATGAGTAAATCAAATGGAGGTAACGGTGGCATGGTGGTAAATATATCGTCCACAGCTGGCTTGGGTACTTTCGAGATAGCATGTGTCTACTCGGCCTCGACATGTGCTGTTACCAGTTTTACCAGATCCATAGCT AGTCCAGTCTACTACGACAAAACAGGTGTGAGCTTTATAACTATATGCCCAGGGCCTACGCGCACTCcaatgtttaataattttgcCGAAAGGACTACTGTGGCCAAATATTCTTCAGAAACATTGGATGAATATGTCAAAGCAACTCCTCAGTGCCCACAAGCTCTTGCCATAAACTTTATGCGAGTTTTAGAATGTGCCAAGAATGGTTCGATTTGGGTATTGGAGAATGAAGAAATGCATGAAATTGATTTCCCAGCCTTGTGTCATCCCATTCGTAAAACAAATTGA